One Tenebrio molitor chromosome 2, icTenMoli1.1, whole genome shotgun sequence genomic region harbors:
- the LOC138125056 gene encoding eggshell protein 1-like: MVIGISFNVLKVFVVVLALVVLSQCLPNPSPDPHRGWGHGGWGHRRGWGGGWGGGWGGGWGYRPRGVIVVVPAGGYYYGKRKCTRIHWLFYCSGESQLGNLDCLQRDDINIMSDFHTVTIFSRCFDTDTMELTLLKIFFLLVAIVALAASAPTWGHKGYGGYGHSGGYGHGGGYGHGGGYGNGGVVAIITVKKVGYGGYGGYGHRPQSYGHGGGYGGGYGGGYGGGYGGGKGGGYGGGQGGGFGGGYGGGYGGGYGGGYGGGYGGGSGGGFGGGFGFGGGYGGGYGR; this comes from the exons ATGGTGATAGGaattagttttaatgttttaaag GTCTTTGTGGTAGTGTTGGCACTGGTGGTGTTGTCCCAGTGTCTGCCAAATCCTTCTCCTGATCCTCACAGAGGTTGGGGGCACGGAGGATGGGGACACAGACGAGGCTGGGGAGGCGGCTGGGGAGGAGGCTGGGGAGGCGGCTGGGGGTACAGGCCTAGAGGAGTCATCGTCGTGGTGCCAGCTGGTGGATACTACTACGG AAAGCGAAAATGTACGCGCATTCATTGGTTATTCTATTGTTCAGGAGAATCCCAGCTGGGTAACCTTGACTGTCTTCAAAGAGAtgatataaatattatgtcagattttcacacTGTTACAATCTTCAGCCGGTGCTTTGACACAGATACCATGGAACTAACTTTACTGAAG ATCTTCTTCTTGTTGGTGGCAATCGTGGCTTTAGCTGCGAGCGCCCCAACCTGGGGACATAAAGGCTACGGAGGGTACGGCCACAGCGGAGGGTACGGCCACGGCGGAGGGTACGGCCACGGCGGCGGGTACGGCAACGGCGGAGTAGTGGCCATCATAACCGTGAAGAAAGTGGGCTATGGAGGATACGGAGGGTACGGACATCGCCCCCAGAGCTACGGACACGGCGGCGGCTACGGCGGAGGGTACGGGGGTGGCTACGGCGGTGGATACGGCGGTGGAAAAGGCGGAGGCTACGGCGGTGGACAAGGCGGAGGCTTCGGTGGAGGCTACGGCGGCGGATATGGAGGCGGATATGGAGGTGGATACGGCGGTGGATACGGAGGTGGATCCGGTGGAGGATTCGGCGGCGGCTTCGGCTTTGGAGGCGGATATGGGGGCGGTTACGGCCGGTAG
- the LOC138122781 gene encoding rRNA 2'-O-methyltransferase fibrillarin-like yields the protein MEFNIVKIFVVVVALIALTYAAPSPRNGGYGGGYGGGIGGGGGRGGGFGGGRGGGFGGGRGGGFGGGRGGGFGGGQGGGGGFGGGFGGGSGTGGGFGGGYGGGYGR from the exons ATGGAGTTCAACATTGTCAAG ATCTTTGTAGTGGTCGTCGCGCTGATCGCGTTGACGTACGCCGCCCCATCTCCTAGGAACGGCGGATATGGCGGCGGCTACGGAGGAGGCATCGGCGGAGGTGGCGGCCGAGGAGGCGGATTTGGCGGTGGTCGAGGTGGCGGATTCGGCGGAGGTAGAGGTGGAGGGTTCGGCGGAGGCAGAGGTGGAGGCTTCGGCGGAGGCCAAGGCGGAGGTGGAGGGTTCGGTGGCGGATTCGGCGGAGGCAGTGGGACTGGAGGCGGGTTCGGGGGTGGATATGGTGGCGGATATGGACGCTAG
- the ssp3 gene encoding S phase cyclin A-associated protein in the endoplasmic reticulum isoform X2, translating to MEQVRLLVQEQGREARNLLTFNISPFNDSFGKVSRKPPCPPRTSETPQNVKLNMGVRVRTGARVRSASTGRDKRSELRARYWALLFGNLQRSIAEIYNTVETHESITECQEVLLVLENYLRDFNALADWFRLKWDYENTPLLQRPTSLTWDICKTNLSKSSNRSGKSSPNVGSGRNSPNVSGKVSPRILSGKLKSSASAPTSPLPSIEQPIIEGKVIEMSPPQKKPTEVEEKKSEIDDNVELKTSETKENVDTQTCTEIEEEKIDTKTVESQTETEEKVEQAKAVKSPLTKRKVGESVKVSEAKPKPPIIKTREVKQTPTVLKKDTLKQVKPKVDTNKPKSQLKKSTEDVSQEKPVEEINSESSTQDSQTQTVEKSTNTEEFPKLPPVKKQAVVKVNQESQTEEIEKKNSTICNKTTKVEPSKVTKPATTTRPAYSTALTKSFSAKAVPTAKPKVEVRTVVKPPVRPVKPVGSVRTSSVNPIRTGLARSKTVGDMKSVKLGGYQKPRLSSRFDSQPSRYASNKQIKPEPVLAKSKTTLTREHLNKANSLNEYASSVETLVNQGKSTENIIVTNSSNSIASSSETLNNDNTKSDNQHSDGWLTVKCRSRFKNNTNKSRRSDTALTWATRFHQVSATASLPALALLPENNEGVKTPKCIEKSVKENLNTFKSLKDQGKMPLKRSHTTLSKMTVSKNSVLEKNKTNLHIKKSAQERRMKVSDIDSETDDEAKFKDLQEDCASEEEHREKAKQLSDEEDRLTKEIEQLKCLEIEVDTETDGTETDGEWQGDGEDVQIEPTNEDDYSMSLEARYEPMLAEMSWSDRIDTLAALEDLNARHPGRALELHQKLSNPARKISLAEALRKYQVKQARAQQRRQDLQQEKAQKLHALLCRVEDVKAAKLQLIEDKRKRMESRMQKATQNRRRYIKDIVKKAHDEEEKLREIAFINELEAQNKRHDFLQSCREQRGRIQCMKEDRRKKLEEKAAKEAAVEERRKALERERKERLDRLKDERRQRDERIGQQQQQRERERQELAREKARDREERLSALHAQQLASTQELQKRIEQKQEESKRRHDENMEQIRQKALELSIHRCHNDDNQAPNSTPYPTQKFCTVCNTLIKSEVYLMSHLRGRAHQEAVKQANPGSTALTSNELEQYNLKQIVDAPVDKEDPKDLAARERSRTHRKRCKKIRQRMVMKGAEYETSYKPHSVDCANKRSLNRSINTIGSITNQASQGLSPASSSQLDRILNELTRLLSKGSDSDLIVFQNVGGFTVLGKLLSMGQDATNTSISLKTLIICCNLWQIACKGSGSGTANCEYVILSNRLTPAIDFLNTRLQSLGNSEDVPPSDNLCGALMQLLATVLRNAPKTVPAHRLQDIVSFCVCVGTVEQLAQCCLAVRGPVHDVPPACAFLLAALEFLAALADHCPEESDPTHLVSTLHGTELLGAVSMLYGTLLPPDSSPRVEGQSPPVIPAPCLGLAAATFKLLHRIAELDLIKFQEVLGAEGISLQFRHIASHLIWCCALPTTTPKTNGKDVGGGEAAAHQYLLHEVIAVTGYFAVENNENQMLLVSGQPPSVLQQLCSLPFPYFSVETLSNVLYPTLLACCVGNEHTTAILKQELSYNILEDFRKSATGQQHRLVKLLSKSHT from the exons ATGGAACAGGTACGATTGTTAGTGCAAGAACAAGGACGTGAGGCGAGAAATCTCCTCACTTTCAACATTTCGCCGTTCAATGACAGTTTTG GAAAAGTGTCGCGGAAACCCCCGTGCCCACCGAGGACTTCGGAGACGCcgcaaaatgtcaaattgaaCATGGGCGTTAGAGTCCGGACTGGGGCCAGGGTCCGGTCTGCATCTACAGGAAGGGACAAGCGATCTGAGCTGCGGGCGCGATATTGGGCCCTCCTTTTCGGAAATTTACAAAGATCT ATTGCTGAAATCTACAATACTGTTGAAACTCATGAAAGTATTACTGAATGCCAAGAAGTATTACTAGTTTTAGAGAATTATTTAAGAGATTTTAACGCATTAGCGGATTGGTTTCGTTTGAAATGGGACTATGAGAATACTCCCCTGTTGCAAAGACCCACGTCTCTGACGTGGGACATCTGCAAGACCAACTTGTCAAAAAGTAGCAATCGCTCCGGAAAATCTAGCCCTAATGTGGGTTCCGGGCGCAACAGCCCTAACGTGTCGGGAAAAGTCAGCCCTAGAATCCTGTCGGGTAAATTGAAAAGTTCTGCGTCGGCCCCCACCAGCCCCCTTCCTTCGATAGAACAGCCGATAATCGAGGGAAAGGTGATAGAGATGTCTCCACCGCAGAAAAAGCCGACCGAAGTGGAGGAGAAGAAATCTGAAATTGACGACAATGTGGAGTTGAAAACTTCAGAAACTAAAGAGAATGTGGACACGCAGACTTGCACAGAGATTGAAgaggaaaaaattgatactAAGACAGTTGAAAGTCAGACAGAGACGGAGGAAAAAGTTGAACAAGCGAAAGCGGTCAAGTCGCCGCTCACTAAGAGAAAAGTGGGGGAAAGCGTGAAGGTTTCGGAAGCGAAGCCAAAACCGCCTATTATTAAGACGAGGGAGGTGAAACAAACGCCGACTGTGTTGAAAAAAGACACGTTAAAGCAGGTCAAGCCTAAAGTTGATACCAATAAACCTAAGAGCCAGTTGAAGAAAAGTACTGAAGATGTAAGTCAAGAGAAACCGGTTGAAGAAATAAATTCCGAATCTTCGACTCAAGATTCGCAAACTCAGACGGTCGAAAAGAGCACCAACACCGAAGAGTTCCCCAAGTTGCCTCCAGTGAAGAAGCAAGCTGTTGTCAAAGTGAATCAAGAATCTCAGACTGAAGAAATCGAAAAGAAGAACTCGACGATATGTAATAAAACAACTAAAGTCGAACCCAGCAAAGTTACCAAACCGGCAACAACTACGAGACCGGCGTATTCGACAGCTTTGACCAAAAGCTTCTCTGCTAAAGCTGTCCCCACGGCGAAGCCTAAAGTGGAGGTCAGAACTGTTGTGAAACCGCCGGTCAGACCGGTCAAACCTGTCGGCAGTGTTAGGACTTCGAGTGTCAACCCGATCAGGACCGGTTTAGCACGGAGCAAGACGGTGGGAGACATGAAGAGTGTCAAATTGGGAGGATATCAGAAGCCTAGACTGTCATCCAGGTTTGACAGTCAGCCTAGTAGGTACGCGTCGAATAAGCAGATCAAACCTGAACCTGTTTTGGCGAAGAGCAAGACTACTCTGACGAGAGAGCATTTGAACAAGGCGAACTCGCTGAACGAGTACGCCAGTTCGGTCGAGACTCTGGTGAATCAAGGCAAAAGCACTGAGAACATCATCGTGACCAACTCGAGCAACAGCATCGCCAGTTCGTCGGAAACGCTCAACAACGACAATACCAAGAGCGACAATCAACATTCTGACGGTTGGTTGACTGTCAAGTGTAGGTCCAGGTTCAAGAACAACACTAACAAGTCTAGACGATCTGACACGGCTCTGACTTGGGCCACAAGATTTCATCAGGTGAGCGCCACGGCGAGTCTGCCAGCTCTGGCGCTGCTACCGGAGAATAACGAAGGTGTCAAGACACCGAAATGTATAGAGAAAAGCGTGAAAGAAAATTTGAATACGTTCAAGTCGTTGAAAGATCAAGGTAAAATGCCGCTGAAGAGGTCTCACACGACTCTGAGCAAGATGACAGTGTCGAAAAACTCCGTCCTAGAAAAGAACAAAACCAATCTCCACATCAAGAAAAGCGCACAAGAGCGACGAATGAAAGTGTCGGACATCGATTCGGAGACCGACGACGAAGCGAAATTCAAAGATTTGCAAGAAGATTGCGCCAGCGAAGAGGAGCACAGAGAGAAAGCGAAGCAACTCTCGGACGAGGAGGACCGCTTGACCAAAGAGATAGAACAGTTAAAGTGTTTGGAGATTGAAGTGGACACAGAAACGGACGGCACCGAGACCGACGGCGAGTGGCAAGGCGACGGTGAAGACGTCCAAATCGAGCCCACCAACGAGGACGACTACTCCATGTCTTTGGAAGCGAGGTACGAGCCGATGCTGGCCGAGATGTCTTGGAGCGATCGGATCGACACGCTGGCAGCTCTGGAAGACCTGAACGCCAGACATCCGGGCCGCGCTCTCGAGCTCCACCAGAAGCTGTCCAATCCTGCGCGCAAAATCAGCCTGGCCGAAGCTCTGAGGAAGTACCAGGTGAAGCAAGCGCGGGCCCAGCAGCGACGCCAAGACCTCCAACAGGAGAAAGCGCAGAAGCTGCACGCCTTGTTGTGTCGAGTCGAAGACGTCAAAGCTGCGAAGCTTCAGCTGATCGAGGACAAGCGAAAGCGCATGGAGTCCCGGATGCAGAAGGCCACGCAGAATCGGCGCAGATACATCAAAGACATCGTAAAGAAAGCCCACGACGAGGAGGAGAAATTGAGGGAGATCGCTTTTATTAACGAGCTGGAGGCGCAGAACAAGCGCCACGACTTCTTGCAGTCATGTCGCGAACAGCGCGGCCGCATCCAGTGCATGAAGGAGGACAGGAGGAAGAAGCTCGAGGAGAAGGCGGCCAAAGAGGCGGCGGTGGAGGAGCGAAGAAAAGCCCTCGAGCGAGAGCGGAAGGAGAGGTTGGACCGTCTGAAGGACGAGAGGAGGCAGAGAGACGAGAGGATAGGGCAGCAACAGCAACAGAGGGAGAGAGAGCGCCAGGAGTTGGCGAGGGAGAAGGCGAGGGACAGGGAGGAGAGACTGTCGGCGCTGCACGCCCAACAGTTGGCCTCCACGCAGGAGTTGCAGAAGAGGATCGAGCAGAAGCAGGAGGAGTCGAAGAGGCGCCACGATGAGAACATGGAACAGATCAGGCAAAAGGCGTTGGAGTTGTCGATTCACAGGTGTCACAACGACGACAACCAGGCGCCCAACAGTACTCCTTATCCCACGCAGAAGTTCTGCACGGTCTGCAACACACTG ATTAAATCAGAGGTGTACTTGATGAGTCACCTTCGCGGCAGGGCTCACCAGGAGGCGGTCAAGCAAGCGAATCCAGGTTCGACGGCTCTGACCAGCAACGAACTCGAGCAGTACAATCTGAAACAAATCGTGGACGCCCCGGTCGATAAAGAAGATCCCAAAGATTTGGCGGCGAGGGAACGCAGCAGGACTCACAGGAAACGTTGCAAGAAAATTCGACAGAGGATGGTGATGAAAGGGGCGGAGTACGAAACGTCGTACAAGCCGCACAGCGTGGACTGTGCCAACAAGAGGAGTCTCAACAGGAGCATCAACACCATCGGGAGTATCACGAATCAAGCTAGTCAAGGGTTGTCTCCCGCGAGTTCTAGTCAGTTGGATAGGATTCTCAACGAGCTCACCAGATTGCTGAGCAAGGGGTCCGACAGCGATCTAATCGTGTTCCAGAACGTCGGGGGGTTCACCGTTTTGGGGAAGTTGCTGAGTATGGGACAAGACGCGACCAACACATCGATATCGCTCAA GACTTTGATCATTTGTTGCAACTTGTGGCAAATAGCGTGCAAGGGGTCGGGAAGCGGCACCGCCAATTGCGAGTACGTCATCTTGTCCAATCGTCTCACCCCCGCCATCGATTTCCTCAACACCAGGTTGCag AGCTTGGGGAATTCGGAGGATGTGCCGCCATCGGATAATTTGTGTGGGGCGCTGATGCAGCTCCTGGCCACGGTGTTGAGGAACGCGCCGAAGACGGTGCCGGCGCACAGACTCCAAGATATTGTCAG cTTTTGCGTGTGCGTCGGCACCGTCGAGCAACTAGCTCAGTGCTGCTTGGCCGTGAGAGGCCCCGTCCACGACGTCCCCCCAGCCTGCGCCTTCCTCCTCGCCGCCCTGGAGTTCCTGGCGGCGTTGGCCGACCACTGTCCCGAGGAGTCGGACCCCACGCACTTG GTGAGCACCCTGCACGGCACCGAGCTGCTGGGCGCCGTCTCCATGCTGTACGGCACGCTGCTGCCGCCGGATTCGTCGCCGCGGGTTGAGGGCCAGTCGCCGCCGGTCATCCCCGCCCCATGCCTCGGCTTGGCCGCCGCCACCTTCAAGCTCTTGCACAGGATCGCCGAACTGGACCTGATCAAGTTCCAG gAAGTCCTCGGCGCCGAGGGTATATCGTTGCAGTTCCGCCACATCGCAAGCCACCTGATCTGGTGCTGCGCCCTTCCGACGACGACGCCCAAGACCAACGGAAAGGACGTCGGCGGCGGGGAGGCGGCCGCCCATCAGTACCTGCTGCACGAAGTGATCGCCGTCACCGGATATTTCGCCGTCGAGAACAACGAGAATCAG
- the ssp3 gene encoding S phase cyclin A-associated protein in the endoplasmic reticulum isoform X1, producing MEQVRLLVQEQGREARNLLTFNISPFNDSFGNESTCTNKGTDILQRSFSGKVSRKPPCPPRTSETPQNVKLNMGVRVRTGARVRSASTGRDKRSELRARYWALLFGNLQRSIAEIYNTVETHESITECQEVLLVLENYLRDFNALADWFRLKWDYENTPLLQRPTSLTWDICKTNLSKSSNRSGKSSPNVGSGRNSPNVSGKVSPRILSGKLKSSASAPTSPLPSIEQPIIEGKVIEMSPPQKKPTEVEEKKSEIDDNVELKTSETKENVDTQTCTEIEEEKIDTKTVESQTETEEKVEQAKAVKSPLTKRKVGESVKVSEAKPKPPIIKTREVKQTPTVLKKDTLKQVKPKVDTNKPKSQLKKSTEDVSQEKPVEEINSESSTQDSQTQTVEKSTNTEEFPKLPPVKKQAVVKVNQESQTEEIEKKNSTICNKTTKVEPSKVTKPATTTRPAYSTALTKSFSAKAVPTAKPKVEVRTVVKPPVRPVKPVGSVRTSSVNPIRTGLARSKTVGDMKSVKLGGYQKPRLSSRFDSQPSRYASNKQIKPEPVLAKSKTTLTREHLNKANSLNEYASSVETLVNQGKSTENIIVTNSSNSIASSSETLNNDNTKSDNQHSDGWLTVKCRSRFKNNTNKSRRSDTALTWATRFHQVSATASLPALALLPENNEGVKTPKCIEKSVKENLNTFKSLKDQGKMPLKRSHTTLSKMTVSKNSVLEKNKTNLHIKKSAQERRMKVSDIDSETDDEAKFKDLQEDCASEEEHREKAKQLSDEEDRLTKEIEQLKCLEIEVDTETDGTETDGEWQGDGEDVQIEPTNEDDYSMSLEARYEPMLAEMSWSDRIDTLAALEDLNARHPGRALELHQKLSNPARKISLAEALRKYQVKQARAQQRRQDLQQEKAQKLHALLCRVEDVKAAKLQLIEDKRKRMESRMQKATQNRRRYIKDIVKKAHDEEEKLREIAFINELEAQNKRHDFLQSCREQRGRIQCMKEDRRKKLEEKAAKEAAVEERRKALERERKERLDRLKDERRQRDERIGQQQQQRERERQELAREKARDREERLSALHAQQLASTQELQKRIEQKQEESKRRHDENMEQIRQKALELSIHRCHNDDNQAPNSTPYPTQKFCTVCNTLIKSEVYLMSHLRGRAHQEAVKQANPGSTALTSNELEQYNLKQIVDAPVDKEDPKDLAARERSRTHRKRCKKIRQRMVMKGAEYETSYKPHSVDCANKRSLNRSINTIGSITNQASQGLSPASSSQLDRILNELTRLLSKGSDSDLIVFQNVGGFTVLGKLLSMGQDATNTSISLKTLIICCNLWQIACKGSGSGTANCEYVILSNRLTPAIDFLNTRLQSLGNSEDVPPSDNLCGALMQLLATVLRNAPKTVPAHRLQDIVSFCVCVGTVEQLAQCCLAVRGPVHDVPPACAFLLAALEFLAALADHCPEESDPTHLVSTLHGTELLGAVSMLYGTLLPPDSSPRVEGQSPPVIPAPCLGLAAATFKLLHRIAELDLIKFQEVLGAEGISLQFRHIASHLIWCCALPTTTPKTNGKDVGGGEAAAHQYLLHEVIAVTGYFAVENNENQMLLVSGQPPSVLQQLCSLPFPYFSVETLSNVLYPTLLACCVGNEHTTAILKQELSYNILEDFRKSATGQQHRLVKLLSKSHT from the exons ATGGAACAGGTACGATTGTTAGTGCAAGAACAAGGACGTGAGGCGAGAAATCTCCTCACTTTCAACATTTCGCCGTTCAATGACAGTTTTGGTAATGAGTCAACTTGTACAAACAAAGGAACGGACATTTTGCAACGATCCTTTTCAGGAAAAGTGTCGCGGAAACCCCCGTGCCCACCGAGGACTTCGGAGACGCcgcaaaatgtcaaattgaaCATGGGCGTTAGAGTCCGGACTGGGGCCAGGGTCCGGTCTGCATCTACAGGAAGGGACAAGCGATCTGAGCTGCGGGCGCGATATTGGGCCCTCCTTTTCGGAAATTTACAAAGATCT ATTGCTGAAATCTACAATACTGTTGAAACTCATGAAAGTATTACTGAATGCCAAGAAGTATTACTAGTTTTAGAGAATTATTTAAGAGATTTTAACGCATTAGCGGATTGGTTTCGTTTGAAATGGGACTATGAGAATACTCCCCTGTTGCAAAGACCCACGTCTCTGACGTGGGACATCTGCAAGACCAACTTGTCAAAAAGTAGCAATCGCTCCGGAAAATCTAGCCCTAATGTGGGTTCCGGGCGCAACAGCCCTAACGTGTCGGGAAAAGTCAGCCCTAGAATCCTGTCGGGTAAATTGAAAAGTTCTGCGTCGGCCCCCACCAGCCCCCTTCCTTCGATAGAACAGCCGATAATCGAGGGAAAGGTGATAGAGATGTCTCCACCGCAGAAAAAGCCGACCGAAGTGGAGGAGAAGAAATCTGAAATTGACGACAATGTGGAGTTGAAAACTTCAGAAACTAAAGAGAATGTGGACACGCAGACTTGCACAGAGATTGAAgaggaaaaaattgatactAAGACAGTTGAAAGTCAGACAGAGACGGAGGAAAAAGTTGAACAAGCGAAAGCGGTCAAGTCGCCGCTCACTAAGAGAAAAGTGGGGGAAAGCGTGAAGGTTTCGGAAGCGAAGCCAAAACCGCCTATTATTAAGACGAGGGAGGTGAAACAAACGCCGACTGTGTTGAAAAAAGACACGTTAAAGCAGGTCAAGCCTAAAGTTGATACCAATAAACCTAAGAGCCAGTTGAAGAAAAGTACTGAAGATGTAAGTCAAGAGAAACCGGTTGAAGAAATAAATTCCGAATCTTCGACTCAAGATTCGCAAACTCAGACGGTCGAAAAGAGCACCAACACCGAAGAGTTCCCCAAGTTGCCTCCAGTGAAGAAGCAAGCTGTTGTCAAAGTGAATCAAGAATCTCAGACTGAAGAAATCGAAAAGAAGAACTCGACGATATGTAATAAAACAACTAAAGTCGAACCCAGCAAAGTTACCAAACCGGCAACAACTACGAGACCGGCGTATTCGACAGCTTTGACCAAAAGCTTCTCTGCTAAAGCTGTCCCCACGGCGAAGCCTAAAGTGGAGGTCAGAACTGTTGTGAAACCGCCGGTCAGACCGGTCAAACCTGTCGGCAGTGTTAGGACTTCGAGTGTCAACCCGATCAGGACCGGTTTAGCACGGAGCAAGACGGTGGGAGACATGAAGAGTGTCAAATTGGGAGGATATCAGAAGCCTAGACTGTCATCCAGGTTTGACAGTCAGCCTAGTAGGTACGCGTCGAATAAGCAGATCAAACCTGAACCTGTTTTGGCGAAGAGCAAGACTACTCTGACGAGAGAGCATTTGAACAAGGCGAACTCGCTGAACGAGTACGCCAGTTCGGTCGAGACTCTGGTGAATCAAGGCAAAAGCACTGAGAACATCATCGTGACCAACTCGAGCAACAGCATCGCCAGTTCGTCGGAAACGCTCAACAACGACAATACCAAGAGCGACAATCAACATTCTGACGGTTGGTTGACTGTCAAGTGTAGGTCCAGGTTCAAGAACAACACTAACAAGTCTAGACGATCTGACACGGCTCTGACTTGGGCCACAAGATTTCATCAGGTGAGCGCCACGGCGAGTCTGCCAGCTCTGGCGCTGCTACCGGAGAATAACGAAGGTGTCAAGACACCGAAATGTATAGAGAAAAGCGTGAAAGAAAATTTGAATACGTTCAAGTCGTTGAAAGATCAAGGTAAAATGCCGCTGAAGAGGTCTCACACGACTCTGAGCAAGATGACAGTGTCGAAAAACTCCGTCCTAGAAAAGAACAAAACCAATCTCCACATCAAGAAAAGCGCACAAGAGCGACGAATGAAAGTGTCGGACATCGATTCGGAGACCGACGACGAAGCGAAATTCAAAGATTTGCAAGAAGATTGCGCCAGCGAAGAGGAGCACAGAGAGAAAGCGAAGCAACTCTCGGACGAGGAGGACCGCTTGACCAAAGAGATAGAACAGTTAAAGTGTTTGGAGATTGAAGTGGACACAGAAACGGACGGCACCGAGACCGACGGCGAGTGGCAAGGCGACGGTGAAGACGTCCAAATCGAGCCCACCAACGAGGACGACTACTCCATGTCTTTGGAAGCGAGGTACGAGCCGATGCTGGCCGAGATGTCTTGGAGCGATCGGATCGACACGCTGGCAGCTCTGGAAGACCTGAACGCCAGACATCCGGGCCGCGCTCTCGAGCTCCACCAGAAGCTGTCCAATCCTGCGCGCAAAATCAGCCTGGCCGAAGCTCTGAGGAAGTACCAGGTGAAGCAAGCGCGGGCCCAGCAGCGACGCCAAGACCTCCAACAGGAGAAAGCGCAGAAGCTGCACGCCTTGTTGTGTCGAGTCGAAGACGTCAAAGCTGCGAAGCTTCAGCTGATCGAGGACAAGCGAAAGCGCATGGAGTCCCGGATGCAGAAGGCCACGCAGAATCGGCGCAGATACATCAAAGACATCGTAAAGAAAGCCCACGACGAGGAGGAGAAATTGAGGGAGATCGCTTTTATTAACGAGCTGGAGGCGCAGAACAAGCGCCACGACTTCTTGCAGTCATGTCGCGAACAGCGCGGCCGCATCCAGTGCATGAAGGAGGACAGGAGGAAGAAGCTCGAGGAGAAGGCGGCCAAAGAGGCGGCGGTGGAGGAGCGAAGAAAAGCCCTCGAGCGAGAGCGGAAGGAGAGGTTGGACCGTCTGAAGGACGAGAGGAGGCAGAGAGACGAGAGGATAGGGCAGCAACAGCAACAGAGGGAGAGAGAGCGCCAGGAGTTGGCGAGGGAGAAGGCGAGGGACAGGGAGGAGAGACTGTCGGCGCTGCACGCCCAACAGTTGGCCTCCACGCAGGAGTTGCAGAAGAGGATCGAGCAGAAGCAGGAGGAGTCGAAGAGGCGCCACGATGAGAACATGGAACAGATCAGGCAAAAGGCGTTGGAGTTGTCGATTCACAGGTGTCACAACGACGACAACCAGGCGCCCAACAGTACTCCTTATCCCACGCAGAAGTTCTGCACGGTCTGCAACACACTG ATTAAATCAGAGGTGTACTTGATGAGTCACCTTCGCGGCAGGGCTCACCAGGAGGCGGTCAAGCAAGCGAATCCAGGTTCGACGGCTCTGACCAGCAACGAACTCGAGCAGTACAATCTGAAACAAATCGTGGACGCCCCGGTCGATAAAGAAGATCCCAAAGATTTGGCGGCGAGGGAACGCAGCAGGACTCACAGGAAACGTTGCAAGAAAATTCGACAGAGGATGGTGATGAAAGGGGCGGAGTACGAAACGTCGTACAAGCCGCACAGCGTGGACTGTGCCAACAAGAGGAGTCTCAACAGGAGCATCAACACCATCGGGAGTATCACGAATCAAGCTAGTCAAGGGTTGTCTCCCGCGAGTTCTAGTCAGTTGGATAGGATTCTCAACGAGCTCACCAGATTGCTGAGCAAGGGGTCCGACAGCGATCTAATCGTGTTCCAGAACGTCGGGGGGTTCACCGTTTTGGGGAAGTTGCTGAGTATGGGACAAGACGCGACCAACACATCGATATCGCTCAA GACTTTGATCATTTGTTGCAACTTGTGGCAAATAGCGTGCAAGGGGTCGGGAAGCGGCACCGCCAATTGCGAGTACGTCATCTTGTCCAATCGTCTCACCCCCGCCATCGATTTCCTCAACACCAGGTTGCag AGCTTGGGGAATTCGGAGGATGTGCCGCCATCGGATAATTTGTGTGGGGCGCTGATGCAGCTCCTGGCCACGGTGTTGAGGAACGCGCCGAAGACGGTGCCGGCGCACAGACTCCAAGATATTGTCAG cTTTTGCGTGTGCGTCGGCACCGTCGAGCAACTAGCTCAGTGCTGCTTGGCCGTGAGAGGCCCCGTCCACGACGTCCCCCCAGCCTGCGCCTTCCTCCTCGCCGCCCTGGAGTTCCTGGCGGCGTTGGCCGACCACTGTCCCGAGGAGTCGGACCCCACGCACTTG GTGAGCACCCTGCACGGCACCGAGCTGCTGGGCGCCGTCTCCATGCTGTACGGCACGCTGCTGCCGCCGGATTCGTCGCCGCGGGTTGAGGGCCAGTCGCCGCCGGTCATCCCCGCCCCATGCCTCGGCTTGGCCGCCGCCACCTTCAAGCTCTTGCACAGGATCGCCGAACTGGACCTGATCAAGTTCCAG gAAGTCCTCGGCGCCGAGGGTATATCGTTGCAGTTCCGCCACATCGCAAGCCACCTGATCTGGTGCTGCGCCCTTCCGACGACGACGCCCAAGACCAACGGAAAGGACGTCGGCGGCGGGGAGGCGGCCGCCCATCAGTACCTGCTGCACGAAGTGATCGCCGTCACCGGATATTTCGCCGTCGAGAACAACGAGAATCAG